The DNA sequence AGAGTCTTCTTGATGCCGAGGAACGGCTCGTTTCGGTACAGTATCAAACTAAGATTGCCGAAATTTCTTTGTTTCAGATTTCTGGCAGGATAATGGAATACATCTAGGTTTTGCCTGTAAATAACTGCCATATAAAGCAATAACCTTTCGTCGAGGAGGGTTGTTCCTAAAATACCTTTCGATAAAATCATGTTATTGTTGCGAAAAATCATCTCCCTGAAGATTTAAAGTCATACTTTTGTGGCTTCAGGGTAATAATTAACAATTGCACATGAAGCCAAAAATAGCCGCACAGTCTGGCACCTTCGAATCAAGTGATGTCATTTTTCTTATCGAACCACGTCCTGATAATTCGGGCCGTAAGTTGGAGATATCGTCTACCGTTATGCAACAGTTTGGAGCCAATTTTAACCGGATTATCGTTGAAATGCTGGATCAATACGATATGACAGATATTCACTTGATTGCAAAAGACAAAGGAGCATTGGAGCCCACCATTAAAGCCCGTCTCGAAACAGCCATCAAGCGCTCGCTCGACGAACAGGAAGGAACATTAAAATAATCCAGCTATGACAAAAATATTTAAAAAGCGTCGGTCAATGCTTTACATTCCGGGCAACAACCCGGCGATGATTCAGCAAGGAGGAGTTTATGGAGCCGACAGCATTTTGCTCGATCTGGAAGATGCAGTTGCGCTGAATCAAAAGGATGCTGCCCGAATTTTGGTTCGAAATATGATTAATGTAATCGATTTTTACGATTCCGAAGTTTGTGTCCGGGTGAATCATTTGAGTACGCCTTTTGGTCTGGCCGATCTCGAAGCCATTGTCCCGTTGCAGCCTTCAGCCATTCGTTATCCGAAAACTGAATCGGGCGAAGAAGTGGCTGAATTGTTGAAAATCATTGAGCAGATTGAGGATCGACATGGACTTCCGCATACAAAAATGACACTTCATGCCATGATCGAGACTGCAATGGGAGTTCAGAATGTATTTGATATTGCCAGTAAATTCGATCGGGTGGATGCCATTACCATTGGTGGACAAGATTTGACTGCCGACATGAATATCGTTTATACTCCCGATGGCGCCGGAATCGATTTTGCCCGGAAACGGATTGTTATGGCCGCCAAGGCCAGTCACATCGATGTGATTGATACCGTTTTCCCTGATGTAAACGATGAAGATGGTTTACGGAGAGAGACTGAATACGCCAAAAGGATTGGATTTACAGGTAAGGCCGTGATTAATCCACGACAAATTGAAATCATCCACGACGTTTACACGCCAACTGATGAGGAAGTCAGAAAAGCTTATCGCATCGTTAAAGAATTTAAGATAAACAGTGCCGCAGGTATAGGCGTTTTTGCCATCGACGGAAAGATGATCGATGCGCCAATCGTTACCCGCGCCGAGTATATCCTGAGACTGGCAAATGTGACGGTGGGATAAATGTTATTTGTAGAGACGCGATGCATCGCGTCTTTAACGATAATCGTAAAACAACAAAATTAAAATCACTGAAATGCTAAATAGTTTAGGCAGAGAAATTCCTGAATACATTGAGGGAATTGGGAAATTAGAACCTTTTCAGGGGGCACTCACAAAACTGAGCAAAGGTTGGATGGACGAACCTACCATTCCTGCACCCAATAAGGCATATCTGCCACATCAAAGCAAATTGTGCAATTCGCTCGAAGAAGCTATCCTGCGCAGCAATCCGCACAATGGAATGACTGTTTCGTTTCATCATCACTTGCGGAACGGCGATATCTTGCTTGTTCAAACGCTTACTATTCTTCACAATATGGGAATCCGCGACATTACGCTGGCTTCCTCTTCGCTCAACGAATGTCACGACCCGATTCTTCCTTATCTGGAAGATGGGACGGTTACACGCATTTATTCATCGGGTATCCGAAGCCAGTTGGGACGCGCGATAGCCTTGGGAGTACTCGATATTCCGGTGGTTATCCATTCACACGGAGGTCGTGTTCGCAGCATTCATACTGGAAAGATTCAGATTGACCTGACCGTTATAGCGGCCTCGGCCGCCGACTGCGAGGGAAATGCAACAGGTTCTCATGGGAAATCGGCATTTGGATCAATCGGTTATGCTGTTATTGATGCCCGGTATGCCAAACAGGTCATAGTGGTTACCGACAATCTGGTCAATTTCCCATGTATTCCACTCTCAATTTCTCAAAATTTTGTGGACCAGGTTGTGGTGGTTGACTCGATTGGCGACGCCTCGAAAATTGCAACCGGAACAACGCGTATCACCAATTCGCCAATGGATCTTCGGATAGCTAAGCTGGCTGCTGATGTAATCGAACATTCTGGATTTTTTGAGCCCGGATTTGCTTTTCAGGTTGGAGCTGGTGGTGCATCACTTGCTGTAGCGAAGTTCATTCGCGAAAAGATGAAGACTAAAGCCATCAAAGGAAGCTTTATGCTCGGTGGTATTACTTCGTATTGCGTAGATATGTTGAATGACGGGCTTTTCGAGACGATCTTCGATGTTCAGTCGTTCGATGCAACCGTTAGTAATTCGCTCCTGAATAACCGTCGGCACATTGAAATCCCGGCTGCACTTTACGCCAATCCGTTCAACTGCGGCTGTATCACCAATAAAATTGATGTGGTTGTTCTCGGTGCGCTTGAAATCGACGTTGATTTTAACGTGAACGTCATAACCGGTTCCGAAGGCAATGTGCGCGGTGCATCAGGTGGTCATTCCGATACAGCATCAGGAGCAAACCTAACCGTAGTGGTTTGTCCTTCGTTTCGCGGCCGTATCCCAATCATAAAAAAACGTGTTCATACTATTGTAACTCCCGGAGAGTCGATTCACGTGTTGGTCACTGAACGTGGAATCTGCGTAAATCCGGCATTCCCTGAACTGGAAGCAAATCTCAAAAGGGCAGGGTTGAACATTAAAGATATTCACGACCTTGAAATTGAGGTTGACAAAATAACCGGAATTCCGGCGCCACTCGAATATACTGACAAGATTGTGGGAATTGTTGAGTACCGCGATGGAACCATTATCGATGTGATTCATCAGTTGAAAGAGAAATAAAAAATAGGAAAAAGTCACTAGTCATTCGTAAAATGCCTTTTAAACTTTTTCCCAATGACTAATGACAGTTTCCTGTAAAGTACAGGATCAATAAAACAAGGAGAACCACAATCGAACCACTCGAATCTATATTAAAAGCCCGCGATCAGCGGGCTTTTCTGAAAGCACAAATTGCTCAGAAAGGCTTGCCCAGCTTAAGTTTAAGCCTGAATGTTCCCGGTTTTCCCAAAAGTAATTCAACTGTGGGTTCTTTCTTTCGATCTTGCTTACGCGATTTGAAAAATACTTTTGTAGCTCACCGGATTGATATTCATGAAAAAGAAGCTATTGAAATATGCGATACTGCCGGAGATTTTTACCTGATTCCTTTTTCAATCGACGATTTCGGTCTGAATGAGATCAAACAAATCTGCGAAGACTTTGAAGAGAACCATCCTTTGGGACGATTCGTTGATGTGGATTTGAATGATCAACAAGGAAATACGGTTTCCTCCGGAAAATCGAAATTGTGCTTTTTTTGCCGTGAAAAACCAGCCATCGAATGTCGGCGTGAAAATGCCCACAGTTTCGACGAATTAAGAACGTTCATGTTTTCTGAAATGGCTGTATTTCTTGGATGTCAGCGAAAAAAACAGATCATTAAGAAACTCGCTTCACTGGCACAGCAGGCGATTCTGGCGGAGATTGCGCTCACTCCCAAGCCCGGATTGGTCGATCGGCATAGCTCCGGAAGCCATTCTGATATGAATTACCAGATGTTTGTTGATTCCACTGAAGCTATTTCTTTCGGATTTGATGAGTTGGTGCGCGAAGGTTTTGCTTTTCAGAATGACGATTTAACAAAGGCCTTGCCACGACTTCGCGACATCGGTTTGCAAATGGAATCGGCGATGTTTGAGGCAACCGGAAATGTCAATACGCAAAAAGGCGTTATCTTTTTGATGGGACTTTCTTTGTTTGCCTGCGGAAAGTTGTTCAGCCAAAGCGATCGGTTTCAGGTCGGAGAATTCAGGAATATCATCAGAGGAATTTGTAAAGATATGGTTCGGAATGAAATGGGTAATCCTTCAGGGAAAAGCCATGGAGAAAAAGTATTCCTGAAGTATGGTTTCAGTGGAGCGCGAGGTGAGGCTGAAAGCGGATTTGCAACGGTTTTTGATTTTGGTTTGCCCGAAATCATTCAGGAAAAACAGCTCAATGATGAATCGATGACTAAATGTTTGCTGGCTATTGCGGCAAATAACAACGATACAAATATCCTTTTCAGGAGTAATACTGAAGTTTTGAATCGGTTTAAAAACCTTTGCCGAATTGCTTTGGATGATTTCAATCCGGCAAATTATGATGCTCTGGCTGATGTTTGCAAACAGGAAAATATTTCTCCCGGAGGCTCGGCTGATTTGCTTGCAGTGACTACTTTTGTCTGGTCGGTTATTCAGGCCGACAAACAAAAGCATTTTACCTTTTAGACCGAATAAATGACATTTGAAGATACCGATTTTCGTCAGGAGACACTTGATCTGGATAATCCTTTTGATCTTAAACTGGTTAAGGATTTTCTGGCCCGACTCGGATTTGAGTTTGATCCGGCGGAGGTGGAATGCACCATGATTGTGTATAACCTGAAAGGCGATTTGGTGGGAACCGGCTCACACATGGGGCGAATTTTGAAATATGTTGCTGTTGCCCCAACGTTTCGTGATACCACTGCTTTTGCCCTGATTGTTAGTTACATGACAGAAAAGCTCCTGAAAATTTACAAGCATACTTTTGTTTTTACACGCCCTGAGAATTCAGTTCGGTTTCGTGGATTGGGCTATACCGAAATTGCATCGGCTGAACCTCTTTTTTCGGTACTTGAATTCGGATTCGAATCGATAACAACTTATCAGGATTACCTGAAAGCCTTGAAAATACCGACCGAATCCCCGAATGTGGCTGCTATGGTGGTCAATTGCAACCCATTTACCAACGGACATAAATTCCTGATCGAAAAGGCTGCTTCGGAGAATGAAGTTGTCTATTTGTTTGTAGTAGAAGAAGATCGTTCAGCTTTTCCGTTTAAAGTACGTTGGGAGCTGATCCGCAAAGGGATTGAACATCTTCAGAATGTGGTGATGGTTCGCGGTGGAATGTACATTGTTTCTGGAGCCATTTTCCCATCTTATTTCCTTAAAAAAGAATTGGTTAGCGATGTAATGCAAAAACAGGCAGAACTGGATGTCAAAATTTTTTCTAAGTACGTTGTGCCAATTCTGGGGATCAAAAAGCGCTACGTTGGTACCGAAAATTACTGCAAAGTTACCGGTGCATACAACCAGGCGATGAAATCAATACTTCCATCTTTTGGTGTAGAGGTTGTCGAAATCACTCGAAAAGCTGTGGGTTCGGGAGCCGATCACTTACCTGATTACATTAGCGCTTCCAAAGTTCGCAAGGCCATCAAACACGATAAATTGCCTGAAATCATTGATTTTCTTCCTGACTCAACCCGTGAGTTCCTTTTTTCTGACGAATCACTCGAAATCCGTCAGAAAATAAAGGTAAGTACTGGAAGACATTAGATTCAAGTAAATATTGTTTAGGCAAAAGGCAAAATAAGTTTTTCAAATCTTGCTTACAGATCTGTCAATTCAAAATTCATTGAATTAAGAAACTCTTTCATAGCTTTTAGTGTCGCTTCTTTGTTGTGTACAAATCGATGGTTTGCAGCTTTGGTTAATAAAAACAGCAGTCCATATTCTTCAGAAAGACTGGTAACAAAAACAATCTGTTTCGGATTAATGACTGGGTTATAATCTTTTAGAATATTATCAAAAAGCTGGTTGAGAGTCTCTATATTAATCTGAACGGTTTTATTAAAAACAGGCTCAAAAGCGAATTGACTATATCCATCCATCGAACAAAGAAATAATGCCCAACCTTCACGAACTCGGATTTTTGCGGCGTGTATGTAAACACGCTCGTATACTTCCTCAGGAGTATGTTTCATAATGGTCTTTTTCCTATTGTTTTATGTTTCTTAGCCGAAATCAATAATCCGAATTCCTTCCCGAAGCTTTAATGAGTTCTTTCAATAGGTTGTTGAATTCGTCGGCTTTTTTTAAATCTTCAATGCTTTGTTTCATTCGGAATCGCCATTTGTGGCGCACATTACTTGGGTAATTGATCTGCTCTGCCTGAGTTTTCTCCCATCTGAATTTACTGTCCATCGAAATTAAATCCTGAATTGGGATAGTTACCCACATTGCAGGTGAATATAGATGTTGGGTAATGATTTGCTGACAAATCCATGGCTCAGCAAAGTAAGGTGCCAGTCCGGCATTTCCCAGTTCAAGGTTATGAAACTGTTGGGTCTTTTCCCGGTCTTCTTCCCACCATCCGCGAATGGTTGACATGTCGTGAGTGGAGGTGGTGCAAACCGACAAATACGGAGCATCTGCCGGATGGGCAAATTTTATTGTTGGGTTTTTCGGCATTCGCTGGATTTCCAGACTCAAAATACCCAATTCCGACATGGCTTTTGGCACACAGTCCGGAATCATTCCCAAATCTTCGCCACAAACCAACATATTGCCCACCGCAACAATTACTGGCAGTTTCTCCATTCCTTTTCGATACCAGAAATTCTCGTGCCGTTTGTAAAAGTAATCGACGTATAGATTATTCAACTGCTCTTTTGTCCAGTCGTCCAATTCGGCATACGAACTGGTTTTTTGCATCGAAATACGCGGATGCCATTGGTCCTCGCCGGTGGATACAAACAAAACATTGGCTACCAAATCAAACAATCCATCCCTGATTTTACGGTTTTGATCGTCCAAATCCTCTTCTTCAATGTTCTTCAGGAAGTGCTGATTGATTTTTTGCTGGGTATTAAATTCATCTTTCAATTTATAATGCCCGTGTCCCAAATCGTCCAGAAATTCGTGAATAACTGTTTCTGTTGATTCTCCAAATAAGGGTTTCAGGAGGTGGTGCCGAATGTATGGTTTCGAAAAGCGCTCGTGGTTAAAATATAGACCATAGTGACTGATTTCCTTTGTTGATAAAGGTAGCGCAGGATTAAAATGACCGAGCAAAGCTTCAACGGCATTGGTCGGTACTTCCCAAATTCGGAAGAAACCCAGAATATGATCAATCCGGTAGGTGTCGAAATAGTCGGTCATTTTTTGCATTCGCTTGATCCACCATTGATAACCATCTTTGGCCATTTCTTCCCAGTTGTAGGTTGGGAAACCCCAGTTTTGTCCCTTCACGGCAAAATCATCGGGTGGCGCACCGGCTTGCGCACTGAGGTTAAATAAATGGGGTTCAGTCCAGGCTTCCACGCTATTTGGGCTAATCCCGATCGGAATGTCGCCTTTCAGGATAATTCCATTTTTTCGGGCATAGTTTGCAGCTTCCTTAAGCTGTTTATCCAGATGATATTGAATGAAATAATGGACGGCAATGTCTTCCCATGCATACGATTTGGGGGAACAGAGTTTTTCGATTTTTGCCGGATTGTAGATGCTGTATTCGCCCCAATTGCGGAAATCGGGCGATTTGTATTTGTCGCGCAGGTAAACAAAAGCAGCATAAGGCACAAGCCATTCTTTATTGGTCTTGAAGAACTGTTTAAAGTCATTCGATTTGAACAATTTTGCTCCATCCTGATCGAAAATAAGCTTGTAATAGCGCGATTTGTGTCGCAGTACTTCAGGATAATCGACTTCAGAATTCTTATTGAGCAATTTTTGCTGCTCGGCAAACTCGGCCATTAGCTTTTCATCGTTCAGTGGGCCAATATTATCCAGATTCAGGTAAATGGGGTGAAGAGCCATCACCGAAATCGACTTGTACGGATAAGAATCGAGCCAGTTGTGCGACGCAATGGTTTCGTTTACCGGAAGAATCTGCACCATCTTTAGGCCGGTTTGTTTAGCCCAGTCAATAAAATCGAACAGGTCATTAAATTCACCTACCCCAAAACTGTTTTCACTCCGGAGCGAAAATACAGGGACACTTACACCAGCACCTTTCCACAATCCCAACGGAAACCGGAAATGAGAATCGGTCTTGATGTAAATAGATGACGAATTGGTCATTGAAATTTCGGGCAGTTGTCGGTCGTGCCCATCTTCCAGGGTAACTACTTCCTTTTTTATCATATCCCAAATTCCGTATTTGTATTGGAGCGGAAATTTCAATTCCGCAGCATTCAATTGTCCGGTCCAAAGCGGAAAATCGTTGCTACATTCCAGAACAAATGCTTTTTTTCGATCCCAATTTCCCAACTGATCCTGATTTCCTAAAATGCAAACTTTGTAATCGGACGTGATTCGGGGAACTTCAATTTTAAACTGAAGAACTTGATTGGCTTGAATCTCCGAAACTGCTTCCCGGTTGCTTCCCGGGTTCATGATTACCTTTGAAAAGGAAGAAGTAAACAAAGCTTTTTCTTCGGCTGGCGGATTGCGCCACAAATCGTCGATAATCAATTCTTTGATTGCTTCATTTTTAATGTCAATGAAATGATTGCTCCCCCATTCCCAGACTTCGTAACCCGAATCTGCTTTCATCAGGTATTTATATTCGATTCGACCCGATTTTTGATTTGTTTTTACTGAAATTTTCCAAAATCCATTTCCTTGATAACTCATTTTTTGAGCCTGGCTCACATCCCACTGCCCGAATAACCTGGACGATCCGGAAATGTAAATCTCTTGTCCGGGGATGGTTTGATAATGAATGGTTAATGTAATTTTCATAATCGCAGTATTTGTTTGGATTCAACGCACTTCATCGATGAAAGTGTTTTGCAGTGAAAAGGTACAAAAAATTGTCTCAGCGATTTCAATTAATCCTGATTTATTCGTCCCGAATTCAGAAAATAGACTGGATGCTGAAAGTAGGATTCGAATGTCATTTGAATCGCGAAATTAGACGGCATGATAAAATCAGGACGGATCAGCACGACCATGACGCTTACCTTTTTTCTTTTTGATTACATTTGTCGAACTGATTTTAAAACCAACCAATGACAAAATTTATTTCAATTATTGCTGCAGCCGTACTTTTTTTGTCGGCCTGTACCACTCAAACTCAAAAAACTGTTCAGGAAGATCGCCTGACCGATTTCGTCGATCCTTTTATCGGAACTGGGTTTCACGGACATACCTGTCCGGGAGCTGCATATCCGTTCGGACAAATTCAGTTGAGTCCTGATAATGGAACTCAAGGCTGGGACTGGTGTTCCGGCTATCATTATTCCGATAGCATTGTGGCTGGCTTCAGTCATTTGCACCTGAGCGGAACAGGAATCGGCGATTTGGCCGACATTTCTTTTCTGCCGGTTACTTCTGAAGTTACTTTTCAGAAAAATGAAAAAAATGCTGATTTTGTTACCCGTTATGCCGGTAAGTACAGTCACAGTCAGGAAACTGCCAAGCCGGGTTATTATGCTGTAACCTTGAAAAACAATGGTGTAAAAGCTGAATTTACAGTGACCGAACGTGCCGGATTGCACCGTTATTCTTTTCCTGAAGGTGGCGAAAATAACCTGATCATTAACCTTGGATTTGCCATCAACTGGGACAAGCCTTACCAGACTTCGCTTAAAGTTGTGGACGACAAGTTGGTAACTGGTGTTCGCCTGTCGAATGGCTGGGCCAAAGATCAGCATGTTTATTTTGCGGTTCGTTTTTCGTCGCCAATTACTAAATCGGTTATCGAAAATGTTGGTGGCGAAGCTGGTGCTGTAGGCGTTTTCAGTTTTGGCGAAAAACAAGTATTAGCTAAAGTGGGCATTTCTTCGGTTAGCGTTGAAAATGCCATAGCCAATCTGGATGGTTCTTTGGCCGGATGGGATTTTGAAGCAACTGCCAAAGCTGCATCAGATGCCTGGGAAAAAGAACTGGCGAAAATCAAGATTCAGTCGAACGACAAAGATCAGAAAACCATTTTCTATACTTCGCTTTACCACACCATGGTTGCTCCTGCTTTGTTTTCCGATTCAAACGGAGAATTTAAAGGAATAAACGGTGACACACAGAAGGCTTCAGGATACAACCGTTACACCGTATTCTCGTTGTGGGACACTTACCGCGCGTTGCATCCGCTGTTTACTTTAACGCAGCAGGCCCGTGTCAACGACATGGTGAAAACGATGCTCGATCATTATAAACAGACTGGAGTTTTACCTGTTTGGGAACTCGAAGGCAACGAAACATGGTGTATGGTAGCCAATCATTCTATTTCGGTTATTGCTGAAGCTATCCTGAAAGGAATTGGAGATTTCGATTACCAACTAGCTTTTGAAGCCATGAAAGCAACATCAATGGCTGATCGCGATGGAATGGGCTATCACGATAAACTGGGATATATTCCTGCTGATAAAATTCAGCAATCGGTGGCCAAAGCAGAGGAAGTGTGTGTTGACGACTGGGCTGTGGCTGCTGTTGCTCAGAAATTGGGAAAAACCGAAGACGCTGCTTATTTTGCCAAGCGTGCACTGAATTACAAAAACTACTTCGATAAAGAAACCGGTTTTATGCGTGGAAAGCTAAGCAATGGTCAGTGGACAACACCATTTGATCCGGCATTCTCGAAACACGAAGGAAGCGATTATACCGAAGGAAACGCATGGCAATATTTGTGGCTGGCTCCACAGGATGTAAACGGATTGATTGAGTTGCTTGGCGGCAAAGACGCATTTGCCGATAAACTTGACCAACTTTTCGTGGTTGCTGAAGGTGTAAAAGGTGCGGAAGCTTCTCCTGATATTTCAGGATTGATTGGAAGTTACGCGCATGGTAACGAACCTGGTCATCACACCACTTTTCTGTTCAATTATGCCGGACGTGCATGGCGAACTCAGGAACTGAACCGCCAGATTCAGGAAACGATGTACACCACCAAACCTGATGGTTTATGCGGAAACGAAGATTGCGGACAAATGTCGGCCTGGTATGTGTTCAGCGCGATGGGTTTCTATCCGGTGAATCCTTCGGAATTGAAATACCAGTTTGGTTCGCCAATCGTTCAGGAAGCCAAATTGGAAGTTGCTTCGGGTAAGTTCTTTACCATGAAAGCTCCGTTGGCTTCGAAAGAAAACAAATACATTCAGGAAGTGAAACTGAACGGACAAGTATTGGATCGTACATTCATTACCCATCAGGAAGTGATGGATGGCGGAACTCTTGAATTCACAATGGGCGCTCAGCCGAATAAGGAGTTGTTCAAGTAAACAGTCGCAGTTTTCATAGAGGGATTCCATCTCTTTTTGAAAGATGGAATCCCTTTTCTGCCACTGCATTCTGTAAAAAGTCATTAGTCATTCGGAAAATTTCCCAATGACTAATGACTTTTTACTTTTCCTGATAAACCCGCACGTAATCCACTTCGTATTTAATCGGAAATTTAGATCGGTCGGGGTTTCCGCCATTGCCACCGAGTGCCAGATTCAAAAGTAAATAATGAGGCTGAGTGAATGGGTTAAATCCATCCGGATTAATCGTTTCGCTGAGTAAAGTTGTGTTTAGCAATTCATCATCCAGATAAAGTTTGATTGATTCCTTTGTCCAGTCCATTCGCCAGATGTGGAATTTTTTTGTACATTCCGGATCTTTGGCAAGGAAATGGGCGAAGGGAATTCGCTCCGTATCCCATTTTGCAACATACTGCTTGTCGGTTCCCCAGGCCACGTTTGCCAAAATAGTGGGCACATTGTTTACACGGTAGAATTCCATCAGATCAATTTCCCCGTTCGAAGGCCATTGTTTGGCAACACCCAATGTCCAGATGGCAGGCCACGATCCCATTGCGGTGTCAATCCTTGCCCGAATCTCAAATCGTCCGTACAACCATTGCTTTTGCCCTCGGGTATTGATGCTTGCTGAAGTGTAATGCGCCGTTTCCCTGTTTGCACGCCAATCCTGACTCCCAACTTTGAATTTCGGATTTTGAATTTCCTCGCGACGGCCTTCGATAATTAGAGCACTGTTGGAGCATGTGGCATTTTCTTCCTGATACCATTGCAGTTCTTCATTCCTGACAAAGCCTTTTTCGTATTTCCAGAAGTCAGGATTGGGTTTGCCATTGCTGTTAAATTCATCGTCCCAAACGAGTTTCATGCCGGGAATTTCTGTTGGTGGATTGGGATCGGGAAGAGTAGGGTTGATTGGCTGAGAAAATGCAGCAAATGAAACGAGTGCAAAAATGAAGGAAAAGGTAAGTTTTTGCATAAGGTTGGGTTAGGTTAACATAGTGAGCGGGTGACTTCAAGGCACCCGCTCACTAGAAAAGAATGCTATTTCGCCGGAATATTCTTCAGTGTTTCAACCAAAAAGTCCCAGAATTTGATGACCGATTCGATATTTACTTTTTCGTCGGGTGAGTGTGGGAAGCGGATTGTTGGTCCAAATGAGATCATATCCCAATGAGAATAAGTTCCACCCAGAATTCCACATTCCAACCCGGCGTGAATCGCTTTAATTTCAGGAATTCGACCGAATTTGTCATTGTAAACCTGAAGCATAGTTTTCAGAATAGGCGACTCCATGTTGGGTTTCCATCCCGGGTAACCACCGGTTAAGGTTACTTTGGCTCCGGCCAGTGAAAATACCGAATCCATACGCGATCCCAGTTCTGCACGGGCTGAATCGACTGAACTGCGCATCAGACATGAAACACTGATTGTTTTCGTTTCATTGTCCGATTTCACAATGGCCAGGTTCGTTGAAGTTTCAACAAGTCCTGGCATGCTGTCGCTCATGCGGATGGCTCCGTTAGGGCAGGCAACAATGGCATGAGTGAGGTTAATCTGAGTCTGTTCGTCGATGAGCGAAGCGGGCATCTCAGTTTTCGCCAATTCAATCTTCAGTGTTGGCTCGGTTGTCGAAAGTTCGCGTTTGATGATCGTCGTTAAACCGGCAATCAATCCAACGAGTTTGTCGGCAGTTGCATACGGAACCGTAACTATTCCAAAAGCCTCGCGAGGTATGGCATTGCGAAGGTTTCCTCCGTTGATAGCTGCTAAACGAAGGCCACAAACTTTGTAAGCTTCTTTCAGAACACGGAAGAAAATTTTGTTGGCATTTCCGCGCCCCAGATTAATGTCCAATCCTGAATGTCCACCTTTCAAACCGGTAATGTTCAGCTTAAAAGCGATTGATTCGGCAGGAACCGGAACTTCAGTAAAGCTAAACTTTGCAGTGGCATCTTCACCGCCGGCGCAGCCCACGTACAATTCGCCTTCGTCTTCAGAGTCCATGTTAATCAGGATGTCGCCTTTCAGAATTCCCGATTTTAGACCATTAGCTCCGTCCATACCGGTTTCTTCGGTAGCAGTAAACAATGCTTCAACCGGACCGTGTGCAAGGTCTTTCGATGCCAGAACAGCCATTGCAGCAGCAACTCCAATCCCGTTGTCGGCGCCAAGCGTTGTTCCGTTTGCTCTTACCCATTCGCCATCGATGATGGTTTCAATCGGATCTTTGGCAAAATCGTGGTCTTTGTCGCTGTTTTTTTGTGGCACCATATCGAGGTGTCCCTGAAGAATTACTCCTTTACGGTTCTCCATTCCGGCAGTGGCCGGTTTGCGGATAATAACGTTTCCTGCTTCATC is a window from the Aquipluma nitroreducens genome containing:
- the citD gene encoding citrate lyase acyl carrier protein, which gives rise to MKPKIAAQSGTFESSDVIFLIEPRPDNSGRKLEISSTVMQQFGANFNRIIVEMLDQYDMTDIHLIAKDKGALEPTIKARLETAIKRSLDEQEGTLK
- a CDS encoding HpcH/HpaI aldolase/citrate lyase family protein translates to MTKIFKKRRSMLYIPGNNPAMIQQGGVYGADSILLDLEDAVALNQKDAARILVRNMINVIDFYDSEVCVRVNHLSTPFGLADLEAIVPLQPSAIRYPKTESGEEVAELLKIIEQIEDRHGLPHTKMTLHAMIETAMGVQNVFDIASKFDRVDAITIGGQDLTADMNIVYTPDGAGIDFARKRIVMAAKASHIDVIDTVFPDVNDEDGLRRETEYAKRIGFTGKAVINPRQIEIIHDVYTPTDEEVRKAYRIVKEFKINSAAGIGVFAIDGKMIDAPIVTRAEYILRLANVTVG
- the citC gene encoding [citrate (pro-3S)-lyase] ligase, with the protein product MTFEDTDFRQETLDLDNPFDLKLVKDFLARLGFEFDPAEVECTMIVYNLKGDLVGTGSHMGRILKYVAVAPTFRDTTAFALIVSYMTEKLLKIYKHTFVFTRPENSVRFRGLGYTEIASAEPLFSVLEFGFESITTYQDYLKALKIPTESPNVAAMVVNCNPFTNGHKFLIEKAASENEVVYLFVVEEDRSAFPFKVRWELIRKGIEHLQNVVMVRGGMYIVSGAIFPSYFLKKELVSDVMQKQAELDVKIFSKYVVPILGIKKRYVGTENYCKVTGAYNQAMKSILPSFGVEVVEITRKAVGSGADHLPDYISASKVRKAIKHDKLPEIIDFLPDSTREFLFSDESLEIRQKIKVSTGRH
- a CDS encoding triphosphoribosyl-dephospho-CoA synthase, which codes for MLKARDQRAFLKAQIAQKGLPSLSLSLNVPGFPKSNSTVGSFFRSCLRDLKNTFVAHRIDIHEKEAIEICDTAGDFYLIPFSIDDFGLNEIKQICEDFEENHPLGRFVDVDLNDQQGNTVSSGKSKLCFFCREKPAIECRRENAHSFDELRTFMFSEMAVFLGCQRKKQIIKKLASLAQQAILAEIALTPKPGLVDRHSSGSHSDMNYQMFVDSTEAISFGFDELVREGFAFQNDDLTKALPRLRDIGLQMESAMFEATGNVNTQKGVIFLMGLSLFACGKLFSQSDRFQVGEFRNIIRGICKDMVRNEMGNPSGKSHGEKVFLKYGFSGARGEAESGFATVFDFGLPEIIQEKQLNDESMTKCLLAIAANNNDTNILFRSNTEVLNRFKNLCRIALDDFNPANYDALADVCKQENISPGGSADLLAVTTFVWSVIQADKQKHFTF
- the citF gene encoding citrate lyase subunit alpha, with translation MLNSLGREIPEYIEGIGKLEPFQGALTKLSKGWMDEPTIPAPNKAYLPHQSKLCNSLEEAILRSNPHNGMTVSFHHHLRNGDILLVQTLTILHNMGIRDITLASSSLNECHDPILPYLEDGTVTRIYSSGIRSQLGRAIALGVLDIPVVIHSHGGRVRSIHTGKIQIDLTVIAASAADCEGNATGSHGKSAFGSIGYAVIDARYAKQVIVVTDNLVNFPCIPLSISQNFVDQVVVVDSIGDASKIATGTTRITNSPMDLRIAKLAADVIEHSGFFEPGFAFQVGAGGASLAVAKFIREKMKTKAIKGSFMLGGITSYCVDMLNDGLFETIFDVQSFDATVSNSLLNNRRHIEIPAALYANPFNCGCITNKIDVVVLGALEIDVDFNVNVITGSEGNVRGASGGHSDTASGANLTVVVCPSFRGRIPIIKKRVHTIVTPGESIHVLVTERGICVNPAFPELEANLKRAGLNIKDIHDLEIEVDKITGIPAPLEYTDKIVGIVEYRDGTIIDVIHQLKEK